One Deinococcus grandis DNA window includes the following coding sequences:
- a CDS encoding acyl-CoA dehydrogenase C-terminal domain-containing protein, with product MPTYKAPLRDIKFLMNELLGAPEQLGKMPYYAQNETADQDLLEQVLDEAARFVETELVPLNVVGDREGCVRHDDGEVTTPTGFKAAYKKYRDAGWPALDADPAFGGQGMPHLISNVLVEMMNSANVAWSMYPGLSHGAYSALHAVGSQELKDLYLPKLVSGEWTGTMCLTEPHAGTDLGIIRTKAVGNGDGTYAITGTKIFISAGEHDMADNILHLVLARLDGSPQGTKGISLFLVPKYIPTADGKPGERNGVICGSLEHKMGINGNATAVLNFDGARGWLVGEINKGMNHMFIMMNAARLGTGLQGLGLGEVAYQNALTYAKDRTQMRHEPRVNPGEQADPIIVHPDVRRMLLTGKAYTEAGRALAMWLALSLDVEHHHTDEKARKEAADLVALLTPIAKAFMTDNGFNIAVQSQQVYGGHGFIKEWGMEQFVRDARIGQIYEGTNGIQALDLLGRKVLMDGGKKLQKLAATLQEFAEEHEGDEHIGDYVNQLGKAAQQLGSLTMVIGQKAMQEGGADEVNAAAVDYLRYFGHVVYGYLWARMAKVAQDRIDAGQDRDGFYLSKVQTAKFYFAKLFPETKALAATIKAGNESIAVDDKAVFGWEKALVGA from the coding sequence ATGCCCACCTACAAGGCCCCCCTGCGCGACATCAAGTTCCTGATGAACGAACTCCTCGGCGCCCCCGAGCAACTCGGGAAGATGCCCTACTACGCCCAGAACGAGACCGCCGACCAGGACCTCCTGGAACAGGTCCTCGACGAGGCCGCCCGCTTCGTGGAAACCGAACTGGTGCCCCTGAACGTCGTCGGCGACCGCGAAGGCTGCGTGCGCCACGACGACGGCGAGGTCACCACCCCCACCGGCTTCAAGGCGGCGTACAAGAAGTACCGCGACGCCGGCTGGCCCGCGCTGGACGCCGACCCCGCGTTCGGCGGTCAGGGCATGCCCCACTTGATCAGCAACGTGCTGGTCGAGATGATGAACAGCGCCAACGTCGCCTGGAGCATGTATCCCGGCCTCTCGCACGGCGCGTACAGCGCCCTGCACGCCGTCGGCAGCCAGGAACTCAAGGACCTGTACCTGCCCAAGCTGGTGTCCGGCGAATGGACCGGCACCATGTGCCTCACCGAACCCCACGCCGGCACCGACCTGGGCATCATCCGCACGAAGGCCGTAGGCAACGGCGACGGCACCTACGCCATCACCGGCACGAAGATCTTCATCAGCGCCGGCGAGCACGACATGGCCGACAACATCCTGCACCTCGTGCTGGCCCGCCTGGACGGCAGCCCCCAGGGCACCAAGGGCATCAGCCTGTTCCTCGTGCCCAAGTACATCCCCACCGCTGACGGCAAGCCCGGCGAGCGCAACGGCGTGATCTGCGGCAGCCTCGAGCACAAGATGGGCATCAACGGCAACGCCACCGCCGTGCTGAACTTCGACGGCGCCAGGGGCTGGCTGGTCGGCGAGATCAACAAGGGCATGAACCACATGTTCATCATGATGAACGCCGCCCGCCTCGGCACCGGCCTGCAGGGCCTGGGCCTCGGGGAAGTCGCGTACCAGAACGCCCTGACCTACGCCAAGGACCGCACCCAGATGCGCCACGAACCCCGCGTGAACCCCGGCGAGCAGGCCGACCCGATCATCGTGCACCCCGACGTGCGCCGCATGCTCCTGACCGGCAAGGCCTACACCGAGGCCGGGCGCGCCCTGGCCATGTGGCTGGCCCTGAGCCTCGACGTGGAACACCATCACACCGACGAGAAGGCCCGCAAGGAAGCCGCCGACCTGGTCGCGCTGCTGACCCCCATCGCCAAGGCATTCATGACCGACAACGGCTTCAACATCGCCGTGCAGAGCCAGCAGGTGTACGGCGGCCACGGCTTCATCAAGGAATGGGGCATGGAGCAGTTCGTCCGTGACGCCCGCATCGGCCAGATCTACGAGGGCACCAACGGCATCCAGGCGCTCGACCTGCTGGGCCGCAAGGTCCTGATGGACGGCGGCAAGAAACTCCAGAAACTCGCCGCGACCCTGCAGGAATTCGCCGAGGAACACGAAGGCGACGAGCACATCGGCGACTACGTGAACCAGCTGGGCAAGGCCGCGCAGCAGCTCGGCAGCCTCACCATGGTCATCGGCCAGAAGGCCATGCAGGAAGGCGGGGCCGACGAGGTCAACGCCGCCGCCGTGGACTACCTGCGCTACTTCGGGCACGTCGTGTACGGCTACCTGTGGGCCCGCATGGCCAAGGTCGCCCAGGACAGGATCGACGCCGGGCAGGACAGGGACGGCTTCTACCTCAGCAAGGTGCAGACCGCGAAGTTCTACTTCGCCAAACTGTTCCCCGAGACCAAGGCGCTCGCCGCGACCATCAAGGCCGGCAACGAGAGCATCGCCGTGGACGACAAGGCCGTCTTCGGCTGGGAAAAAGCGCTCGTCGGCGCGTAA
- a CDS encoding peroxiredoxin — MTDPHILPADLPVPTDDGACAHLPGLRWPAHALPGTDGAAHDLSVLPGRTVVYAYPKTARPDQAMPEGWDLIPGARGCTPQSCAFRDHHAELRAAGARVFGLSVQDTAYQREAAARLHLPFALLSDAAGAVRQELRLPTFQAGSETLLRRVTLIVRDGVIEHVFYPVFPPDRSAQDVLDWLAGHPA; from the coding sequence ATGACCGACCCGCACATCCTTCCGGCCGACCTGCCCGTGCCCACCGACGACGGCGCGTGCGCGCACCTGCCCGGCCTGCGCTGGCCCGCGCACGCGCTGCCCGGCACGGACGGCGCGGCCCATGACCTGTCGGTCCTGCCAGGGCGCACCGTGGTGTACGCGTACCCGAAGACGGCGCGTCCGGATCAGGCCATGCCGGAGGGCTGGGACCTGATTCCCGGCGCGCGGGGCTGCACGCCGCAGTCGTGCGCGTTCCGGGATCATCACGCGGAGCTGCGGGCGGCGGGCGCGCGGGTGTTCGGCCTGAGCGTGCAGGACACCGCGTACCAGCGGGAGGCGGCGGCGCGGCTGCACCTGCCGTTCGCGCTGCTGTCCGACGCGGCGGGCGCGGTCCGCCAGGAGCTGCGGCTGCCGACCTTCCAGGCGGGTAGCGAGACGCTGCTGCGGCGCGTGACGCTGATCGTGCGGGATGGCGTGATCGAGCACGTGTTCTATCCGGTGTTCCCGCCGGACCGCAGCGCGCAGGACGTGCTCGACTGGCTCGCCGGGCACCCGGCTTAA
- a CDS encoding stalk domain-containing protein, which yields MQLTFSVDDTDLYVNGAPQRWQSPPRNIAGRTMLPLRETAALLGQPLQASGTQVQLARLSLDTRRNTASLNGAAQPAGTVASVGTVTYVSARTLADALNANLTGDDTGRGFTLTALRDGGNPMSPQARFSTDKNVYAPGERVVYTEYPFDPDGADITARRWTGRQDVYFQPGTYTVTLTVTNSRGLQSQPFTRTIRVEGQPVDTPLTYALKYAQPGDAFPDPRILTYPAALISPQASPSYPLLFSDSPEVPDQSGILYQDSVTGRARLLGYHLNGLTRPARLYVVARNLESRPVEVRSERLGETAPTRIESILGQVTLLEYFASTGGTTLTLSPGQSAAVYASPTLSVGSGVNLMQDLSTSGRVELTFVMLEEGLPPTPQVIQQLPYLRPDGRHVRGTFPDAVRTLRVTLGALPTRLIIGDGRVDPAVTGTDALTGQPVRLSGNYGVLYDLEVNGAAGTAVALSPRGGLYRGAMNIQDGPITQTIKLPRTGNALKPDEPVLLWRAQSDRLNIDFVPSSGSNLPISLVFYRAGRAGAEGGVIKTYRP from the coding sequence GTGCAGCTGACCTTCAGCGTCGACGACACCGACCTGTACGTGAACGGCGCCCCGCAGCGCTGGCAGAGCCCGCCGCGCAACATCGCCGGGCGCACCATGCTCCCGCTGCGCGAGACGGCCGCGCTGCTCGGGCAGCCCCTCCAGGCCAGCGGCACCCAGGTGCAGCTCGCCCGACTGAGCCTCGACACCCGCAGGAACACCGCGTCCCTGAACGGCGCCGCGCAGCCCGCCGGGACGGTCGCCAGCGTCGGCACCGTCACGTACGTCAGTGCCCGCACCCTCGCCGACGCCCTGAACGCCAACCTGACCGGCGACGACACCGGACGCGGCTTCACCCTGACCGCCCTGCGCGACGGCGGGAACCCCATGAGTCCCCAGGCGCGCTTCAGCACCGACAAGAACGTGTACGCGCCCGGCGAGCGGGTCGTGTACACCGAGTACCCCTTCGACCCGGACGGCGCGGACATCACCGCCCGCCGCTGGACGGGTCGGCAGGACGTGTACTTCCAGCCCGGCACGTACACCGTGACCCTGACCGTCACGAACAGCCGCGGCCTGCAGAGCCAGCCCTTCACCCGCACCATCCGCGTGGAGGGCCAGCCGGTCGACACGCCCCTGACGTACGCCCTGAAGTACGCCCAGCCCGGCGACGCCTTCCCGGACCCGCGCATCCTCACGTACCCCGCCGCGCTGATCAGCCCGCAGGCCAGCCCCAGCTACCCGCTGCTGTTCAGTGACAGCCCCGAGGTGCCCGACCAGAGCGGCATCCTGTACCAGGACAGCGTCACGGGCCGCGCCCGGCTGCTCGGGTACCACCTGAACGGCCTGACCCGTCCGGCGCGGCTGTACGTCGTCGCCCGCAACCTCGAGAGCCGCCCGGTCGAGGTCCGCAGCGAACGCCTCGGCGAGACCGCCCCCACCCGCATCGAGAGCATCCTGGGGCAGGTGACGCTGCTGGAGTACTTCGCGTCCACCGGCGGCACCACCCTGACCCTCTCGCCCGGGCAGTCGGCCGCCGTGTACGCCAGCCCCACCCTGAGCGTCGGCAGCGGCGTGAACCTCATGCAGGACCTCAGCACCAGCGGCCGCGTGGAACTCACGTTCGTGATGCTCGAAGAGGGCCTGCCGCCCACCCCGCAGGTCATCCAGCAGCTGCCGTACCTGCGCCCCGACGGGCGGCACGTGCGCGGCACCTTCCCCGATGCCGTGCGCACCCTGCGCGTCACGCTGGGCGCCCTGCCCACCCGGTTGATCATCGGGGACGGGCGCGTGGACCCCGCCGTGACCGGCACCGACGCCCTGACCGGCCAGCCCGTCCGCCTGAGCGGTAACTACGGCGTGCTGTACGACCTGGAAGTCAACGGCGCCGCCGGGACCGCCGTGGCTCTCAGCCCCCGCGGCGGCCTGTACCGGGGCGCCATGAACATCCAGGACGGCCCGATCACGCAGACCATCAAGCTGCCCCGCACCGGCAACGCCCTGAAACCCGACGAGCCCGTGCTGCTGTGGCGCGCGCAGAGCGACCGCCTGAACATCGACTTCGTGCCCAGCAGCGGCAGCAACCTGCCCATCAGCCTCGTGTTCTACCGCGCGGGCCGCGCCGGAGCGGAAGGCGGCGTCATCAAGACCTACCGCCCCTGA
- the ftsH gene encoding ATP-dependent zinc metalloprotease FtsH: protein MKRGTWLWVAGGAVLALLLAWVLWPRAQSGELDVTAFARALDGRQVRTATITFQNGTAVVTGALDGGPYRTRTLAADPLLNLESLQARGVNVSYGAPPRLSVLGALSLLLTLALIVGLIVLLLRSRQGGGTDAASTFGRSRAAVISEGQIKLTFGDVAGCDEAKADLQEVVDFLRHPDRYHQLGARIPHGVLLVGPPGSGKTLLAKAVAGEARVPYFSISGSDFVEMFVGVGAARVRDLFEQARKNAPCIVFIDEIDAVGRKRGMNMQGGNDEREQTLNQLLVEMDGFSSGQEVIILAATNRPDVLDAALLRPGRFDRQVVVDAPDVRGREMILRIHARKKPLDASVDLGVIARRTAGMVGADLENLLNEAALLAARSGRTRITGRDVDEARDRVLMGPERRSMVVREADRKVTAYHEVGHALAAQLLPHADKAHKLTVVPRGRSLGSALYTPEDRMHYTRAALLDRICVALAGHAAEQVATGQVTTGAANDFQQATGLARRMVTEWGMSDVGQLALAQESGSYLGFGPHQGVYSDHTAERIDAEVSRILNGEFERALGLLTEHAHILHRLTDELVARESLSGEELQTVLAGGTLPPLEVGTRPDPEDGPAPSGQLAPDPA from the coding sequence ATGAAGCGCGGAACTTGGCTGTGGGTGGCTGGGGGGGCGGTGCTGGCACTGCTGCTGGCGTGGGTGCTGTGGCCGCGCGCGCAGAGCGGCGAGCTGGACGTCACGGCGTTCGCGCGGGCGCTGGACGGCAGGCAGGTGAGAACCGCAACGATCACGTTCCAGAACGGCACGGCGGTCGTGACGGGCGCGCTGGACGGCGGGCCGTACCGCACGCGGACCCTCGCGGCGGACCCGCTGCTGAACCTGGAGTCGCTGCAGGCGCGGGGCGTGAACGTGTCGTACGGCGCGCCGCCCCGCCTGAGCGTGCTGGGCGCCCTGAGCCTCCTGCTGACCCTGGCGCTGATCGTGGGCCTGATCGTGCTGCTGCTGCGCAGCCGTCAGGGCGGCGGGACAGACGCGGCGAGCACCTTCGGGCGGTCGCGGGCGGCGGTGATCAGCGAGGGGCAGATCAAACTCACCTTCGGCGACGTCGCCGGCTGCGACGAGGCCAAGGCCGACCTGCAGGAGGTCGTCGACTTCCTCCGCCACCCCGACCGCTACCACCAGCTCGGCGCCCGCATCCCCCACGGTGTGTTATTGGTCGGCCCCCCCGGCTCCGGCAAGACGTTACTGGCCAAGGCGGTCGCCGGTGAAGCGAGGGTGCCCTACTTCAGCATCAGCGGCAGTGACTTCGTCGAGATGTTCGTCGGCGTCGGCGCCGCCCGCGTCCGCGACCTCTTCGAACAGGCCCGCAAGAACGCCCCCTGCATCGTCTTCATCGACGAGATCGACGCTGTCGGCCGCAAACGCGGCATGAACATGCAGGGCGGCAACGACGAACGCGAACAGACCCTCAACCAGCTGCTCGTCGAGATGGACGGCTTCTCTTCCGGGCAGGAGGTCATCATCCTGGCCGCCACGAACCGCCCCGACGTGCTCGACGCCGCCCTGCTGCGCCCGGGCCGCTTCGACCGGCAGGTGGTCGTGGACGCACCGGACGTGCGGGGCCGCGAGATGATCCTGCGCATCCACGCCCGCAAGAAACCGCTGGACGCCAGCGTGGACCTGGGCGTCATCGCTCGGCGCACCGCCGGGATGGTCGGCGCGGACCTGGAGAACCTGCTGAACGAGGCAGCACTCCTCGCGGCCCGGTCGGGGCGGACCCGGATCACGGGACGGGACGTGGACGAGGCGCGTGACCGGGTGCTGATGGGCCCCGAACGGCGCAGCATGGTCGTGCGCGAAGCCGACCGCAAGGTCACCGCCTACCACGAGGTCGGCCACGCCCTCGCCGCCCAGCTCCTGCCGCACGCGGACAAGGCGCACAAGCTGACGGTCGTGCCGCGTGGGCGCAGTCTGGGCAGCGCGCTGTACACCCCGGAGGACCGCATGCACTACACGCGGGCGGCGCTGCTGGACCGCATCTGCGTGGCGCTGGCCGGGCACGCCGCCGAGCAGGTCGCGACCGGGCAGGTCACGACGGGGGCCGCGAACGACTTCCAGCAGGCGACCGGGCTGGCGCGGCGCATGGTGACCGAGTGGGGCATGAGTGACGTGGGACAGCTGGCGCTGGCGCAGGAGAGCGGCAGTTACCTGGGGTTCGGGCCGCATCAGGGCGTGTACAGCGACCACACCGCCGAACGGATCGACGCGGAGGTCAGCCGCATCCTGAACGGGGAGTTCGAGCGGGCGCTGGGCCTGCTGACCGAGCACGCGCATATCCTGCACCGCCTGACCGACGAACTGGTCGCCCGCGAGAGCCTCAGCGGCGAGGAGCTGCAGACCGTGCTGGCCGGCGGTACCCTGCCCCCCCTGGAGGTGGGCACGCGCCCCGACCCCGAGGACGGCCCGGCGCCCAGCGGGCAGCTCGCGCCCGACCCGGCCTGA
- a CDS encoding DsbA family oxidoreductase, which yields MTQLFTPSAPDRLRVDIWSDVACPWCYIGKRRFEQALTAFPHRDQVEVVWHAFELDPGTPPEHPLTMRDALAKKYGRTAEDAQGMMDHVTRTAAGEGLEYHFERARLGNTFSAHQLIHHAAQHGRQDAMKERLLRAYMSDGDLVSDLDTLVRLAQEVGLDGSEARAALLDGRHAHAVRQDEAQAQALGISGVPFFVLGGKYGVSGAQDPQTLLGALNQVWQETHPAPLQMLGTETLADGCEDGQCAVLERA from the coding sequence ATGACTCAGCTCTTCACCCCCTCCGCCCCGGACCGGCTGCGCGTGGACATCTGGTCGGACGTCGCCTGCCCCTGGTGCTACATCGGCAAACGCCGCTTCGAACAGGCCCTCACGGCCTTCCCGCACCGCGATCAGGTCGAGGTCGTCTGGCACGCCTTCGAACTCGACCCGGGCACGCCCCCCGAACACCCCCTGACCATGCGCGACGCCCTGGCGAAGAAATACGGCCGCACCGCCGAGGACGCCCAGGGCATGATGGACCACGTCACCCGCACGGCCGCCGGGGAGGGCCTGGAATACCACTTCGAGCGCGCCCGCCTGGGCAACACCTTCTCCGCGCACCAGCTCATCCACCACGCCGCGCAGCACGGCAGGCAGGACGCCATGAAGGAACGCCTGCTGCGCGCCTACATGAGTGACGGCGACCTCGTCAGCGACCTCGACACCCTGGTCCGCCTCGCGCAGGAGGTCGGCCTGGACGGCAGCGAGGCCCGCGCGGCCCTGCTCGACGGCCGCCATGCCCACGCCGTGCGCCAGGACGAGGCGCAGGCCCAGGCGCTGGGTATCAGCGGCGTGCCGTTCTTCGTGCTGGGCGGCAAGTACGGCGTCAGCGGCGCGCAGGACCCCCAGACGCTGCTCGGCGCGCTGAATCAGGTCTGGCAGGAAACCCACCCCGCTCCCCTCCAGATGCTCGGCACCGAGACTCTCGCGGACGGCTGCGAGGACGGCCAGTGCGCCGTGCTCGAACGCGCCTGA
- a CDS encoding N-acetylmuramoyl-L-alanine amidase family protein — MKRTAILLSSGLLFTVATGSLAQGATPFTPGAPGINVPSLAPITTPGAVTPDSAATFGNPRVSSQGSVTRVVFDLPAGVTYALTPTFGGLRLDVQGARVQPAISAKLGASVSEYRAGAGQATLITPYPLAPSDGWRASEATLATGKRVLILELGPGVSGGAGTSVRGQVLTTAPTSAAAQTVLNGPLPGSLPPGDQVSGSVNVPLPAPTLDGSNPAQPSALQGSVPGPARPAALGAPRIGKSPGQTRVVLDLPPGSAYRIATGAVGLTITLTGVSAAPQQATGVSPELRGWTYAPTAQGAAITLSTAGRTTDRSGWRAQLLPPASGDLSRLVLDLSPALADRTPLTASQRAVQAVAPQFAARPTALLALSTSLVKPRVVIDPGHGGKDPGAVGTVVEKQVTLDVALRVRDLLSAAGVDVVLTRDSDRELHPVKNTDLQMRAAMGTPGTALFVSIHVNALDASAALRGYGIETWWNPNHARSSALAALLQTQMVQQTGAFDKGLKNTQSLSVLRNSRVPAALVEIGFASHPVDGQNLQDSNYLDRVALGIAQGIREALVSGVTADGASAEATPTAAKR, encoded by the coding sequence ATGAAGCGAACAGCCATCCTGCTCTCATCTGGCCTGCTGTTCACGGTCGCGACCGGCAGCCTCGCCCAGGGCGCGACCCCCTTCACCCCCGGCGCACCCGGCATCAACGTGCCCAGCCTCGCGCCCATCACGACCCCCGGCGCCGTCACGCCCGACAGCGCCGCCACCTTCGGCAACCCCCGCGTGAGCAGCCAGGGCAGCGTCACCCGCGTCGTGTTCGACCTCCCGGCCGGCGTCACGTACGCCCTGACCCCCACCTTCGGCGGGCTGCGCCTCGACGTGCAGGGCGCGCGCGTGCAGCCCGCCATCAGCGCGAAACTGGGCGCCAGCGTCAGCGAGTACCGCGCCGGGGCCGGGCAGGCCACCCTGATCACCCCCTACCCCCTGGCCCCCAGCGACGGCTGGCGCGCCAGCGAGGCCACCCTCGCCACCGGCAAGCGCGTCCTGATCCTGGAACTCGGGCCGGGCGTCAGCGGCGGCGCCGGCACCAGCGTGCGCGGCCAGGTTCTCACCACCGCGCCCACCAGCGCCGCCGCGCAGACCGTCCTGAACGGCCCGCTGCCCGGCAGTCTCCCGCCCGGCGATCAGGTCAGCGGCAGCGTGAACGTGCCCCTGCCCGCCCCCACCCTGGACGGCAGCAATCCCGCGCAGCCCAGCGCCCTGCAGGGCAGCGTGCCCGGCCCCGCCCGCCCCGCCGCCCTGGGCGCGCCACGCATCGGCAAGAGCCCGGGGCAGACCCGCGTGGTGCTCGACCTGCCCCCGGGCAGCGCCTACCGCATCGCGACCGGCGCGGTCGGCCTGACCATCACCCTGACCGGCGTGAGCGCCGCCCCCCAGCAGGCCACAGGGGTCAGCCCCGAACTGCGCGGCTGGACCTATGCACCCACCGCTCAGGGCGCCGCCATCACCCTGAGCACCGCCGGGCGCACCACCGACCGCAGCGGCTGGCGCGCACAGCTCCTGCCGCCCGCCAGCGGCGACCTGTCCCGGCTGGTCCTGGACCTGTCGCCCGCCCTGGCCGACCGCACCCCCCTGACCGCCAGCCAGCGCGCCGTGCAGGCCGTCGCCCCGCAGTTCGCCGCGCGCCCCACCGCGCTGCTTGCCCTGAGCACCAGCCTCGTGAAACCCCGCGTGGTGATCGACCCCGGTCACGGCGGCAAGGACCCCGGCGCGGTCGGCACGGTCGTGGAAAAACAGGTCACGCTGGACGTCGCGCTGCGCGTCCGCGACCTGCTGAGCGCCGCGGGCGTGGACGTCGTCCTGACCCGCGACAGCGACCGTGAACTGCACCCCGTGAAGAACACGGACCTGCAGATGCGCGCCGCGATGGGCACCCCCGGCACCGCACTGTTCGTCAGCATCCACGTGAACGCCCTGGACGCCTCCGCCGCCCTGCGCGGCTACGGCATCGAGACGTGGTGGAACCCCAACCACGCGCGCAGCAGCGCCCTGGCCGCACTGCTCCAGACGCAGATGGTGCAGCAGACCGGTGCGTTCGACAAGGGCCTGAAGAACACCCAGTCCCTGAGCGTGCTGCGCAACAGCCGCGTCCCCGCCGCCCTGGTCGAGATCGGCTTCGCCAGTCACCCCGTGGACGGGCAGAACCTGCAGGACAGCAACTACCTGGACCGCGTGGCGCTGGGCATCGCGCAGGGCATCCGCGAGGCGCTCGTCAGTGGCGTGACCGCCGACGGCGCGTCGGCCGAGGCCACGCCCACCGCCGCGAAACGCTGA
- a CDS encoding MGMT family protein, producing MTSPGTTDPTPGFRERVLALVARIPEGRVMTYGQLALLAGNPGAARQAGFVLNSLVGGSDLPWQRVINAQGRVSTHKVGFGDMQERLLMAEGVEFRDGRCDLATRQWWPDEDRAAPPAPLL from the coding sequence ATGACCAGTCCCGGCACCACCGACCCGACCCCCGGCTTCCGCGAGCGCGTCCTGGCCCTGGTGGCCCGCATTCCCGAGGGCCGCGTCATGACCTACGGGCAGCTGGCCTTACTCGCCGGGAATCCCGGCGCGGCGCGGCAGGCGGGCTTCGTGCTGAACTCGCTGGTCGGCGGATCAGATCTGCCGTGGCAGCGGGTCATCAACGCGCAGGGCCGCGTCAGCACCCACAAGGTCGGCTTCGGGGACATGCAGGAACGCCTGCTGATGGCCGAGGGCGTGGAATTCAGGGACGGCCGCTGCGACCTCGCCACGCGGCAGTGGTGGCCGGACGAGGACCGCGCCGCACCGCCGGCACCGCTGCTGTGA
- a CDS encoding c-type cytochrome — translation MNAPHSTPARRDEQRPTPQQGQTPAARRDQWVRGSAASWGLGVTLGLILGVGLLIATPQLMGKPAEATPASTAPANANENGPADAGKSEAGASESAAGEAASGDAASGDMAAGEGASSAAGEAATGGAADTAGDTGAAGDAQAGQTVYVGNCAGCHGANGQGQIGPSLVTADGPKSWTLAQFTTTLREGKTPDRELSATMPRFGEAQISDAQVADLQAYIKTLN, via the coding sequence ATGAACGCACCACACTCCACCCCGGCCCGCCGTGACGAGCAGCGTCCCACCCCGCAGCAGGGCCAGACTCCCGCCGCCCGGCGGGACCAGTGGGTGCGGGGCAGCGCAGCCTCCTGGGGGCTGGGCGTGACGCTGGGCCTGATCCTGGGCGTGGGCCTGCTGATCGCCACGCCGCAGCTGATGGGCAAACCGGCCGAGGCCACCCCCGCGAGCACCGCGCCCGCCAACGCCAACGAGAACGGCCCCGCCGACGCGGGCAAGAGCGAAGCGGGCGCCAGCGAGAGCGCAGCGGGCGAGGCGGCCTCGGGGGACGCGGCCTCTGGAGACATGGCGGCCGGTGAGGGCGCCAGCAGCGCCGCGGGTGAGGCGGCCACTGGCGGCGCCGCGGACACGGCGGGCGACACCGGGGCCGCCGGGGACGCCCAGGCCGGACAGACCGTGTACGTGGGCAACTGCGCGGGCTGCCACGGTGCGAACGGCCAGGGTCAGATCGGGCCCAGCCTCGTGACCGCCGACGGTCCCAAGAGCTGGACGCTGGCGCAGTTCACCACCACCCTGCGGGAAGGCAAGACCCCCGACCGCGAACTGTCCGCGACCATGCCCCGCTTCGGCGAGGCGCAGATCAGCGACGCGCAGGTCGCGGACCTGCAAGCGTACATCAAGACCCTGAACTGA
- a CDS encoding LysR family transcriptional regulator, translating to MASLELFRLFVAVYRAGSVSGAARDRHLTQPAVSAQIAALEARVGEPLFRRTPRGMQPTERGQLLYAQVEAGVDQLHAADRTLRGYVPGALPLRVGGPVDALRALLPALCGGAGAAAGLHLSVAPDAALLTGLREGSLDAVLASRVPDGRALSAAPVADVPFTLIVPVGWEAAPLEPAALGAWLNARPWVSYSVERPTTRRWFAGTLGVRFAARAALTVPDLAAVVQAVGLGAGASLVPRWAALDAQRSGQVTELELPGAGGAGGTRWALLSRAADERRPELLALVGALRHRAACLGVSSGS from the coding sequence ATGGCCTCGCTGGAGCTGTTCCGGTTGTTCGTCGCGGTGTACCGCGCGGGCAGCGTCAGTGGCGCCGCCCGCGACCGGCACCTGACGCAGCCCGCCGTGAGCGCGCAGATCGCGGCGCTGGAAGCGCGCGTGGGCGAACCGCTGTTCCGGCGCACGCCGCGCGGCATGCAGCCCACCGAGCGCGGTCAGCTGCTGTACGCGCAGGTGGAAGCCGGGGTGGATCAGCTGCACGCCGCTGACCGCACCCTGCGCGGGTACGTGCCGGGCGCGCTGCCCCTGCGGGTGGGCGGCCCGGTGGATGCGCTGCGCGCGCTGCTCCCGGCCCTGTGCGGCGGGGCCGGGGCGGCTGCGGGATTGCATCTGAGCGTCGCGCCGGACGCGGCGCTGCTGACCGGCCTGCGCGAGGGCAGCCTGGACGCCGTTCTCGCGTCCCGCGTGCCGGACGGGCGGGCCCTGAGTGCCGCGCCGGTCGCGGACGTGCCGTTCACGTTGATCGTCCCGGTCGGCTGGGAGGCCGCGCCGCTGGAACCCGCGGCGCTGGGCGCTTGGCTGAACGCCCGGCCGTGGGTGAGTTACAGCGTCGAGCGGCCCACCACCCGCCGCTGGTTCGCCGGGACGCTCGGCGTGCGCTTCGCGGCGCGGGCGGCGCTGACCGTGCCGGATCTGGCGGCGGTGGTGCAGGCGGTGGGTCTGGGGGCGGGTGCCAGTCTGGTGCCCCGCTGGGCGGCGCTGGACGCCCAGCGCAGCGGTCAGGTGACCGAACTCGAACTGCCCGGCGCGGGTGGTGCGGGGGGCACCCGCTGGGCCCTGCTGAGCCGCGCGGCAGATGAGCGCCGCCCGGAACTGCTGGCCCTGGTGGGGGCGCTGCGGCACCGGGCGGCATGCCTGGGGGTCAGTTCAGGGTCTTGA